The Haloplanus sp. CK5-1 genome contains a region encoding:
- a CDS encoding DNA topoisomerase I — protein MNRGPELIITEKDNAARRIAEILSDGSAESDRVNGVNVYKWGGKRCIGLSGHVVGVDFPPEYDGWRDVEPVELVDAEMEKRPTQENIVAALRRLARNASRVVIATDYDREGELIGKEAYELVREVNDDSPVDRVRFSSITDREVTEAFADPDDLDFDLAAAGEARQIVDLMWGASLTRYLSLSAGQLGDDFISVGRVQGPTLKLIVDREREIDAFDPEDYWELFAALSKDDESFEAQYFYLDDDDNEAERVWDEADADAVDADLLGASAATVEEVRRRTRTDDPPAPFNTTQFIRAASGIGHSAQRAMSIAEDLYTAGYITYPRTDNTVYPEDLDPRELLDALSSGRRFGDDAASLLDADDLTPTEGDEETTDHPPIHPTDELPDASDLSEDEWEVYELVVRRFLATVADAATWEHLRVVATVAGETERSLKANGKRLVDSGYHAVYPYRSTSENYVPDVTEGEELAVTESRLEEKQTQPPRRYGQSRLIETMEDMGIGTKATRHDVIQKLYDRGYIEGDPPRPTRLARGVVEASEEFADLIVSEEMTAQLEEDMQAIARGEATLEDVTDESREMLGRVFDRLMDSREALGDHLRESLKADKTVGPCPECGDDLVIRRSRQGSYFVGCDAYPDCENTLPLPSTGKPILLDDVCGEHGLHDVKMLAGRKTFVHGCPLCAAEAAEEEPDLIVGPCPECGDDHGGELAVKRLRSGGRLVGCTRYPDCDYSLPMPRRGEAELVDETCEEHGLPGIRISYEDEDREPWDLGCPICNYREYRARQEGTELESIDGIGEKTAEKLNDAGIEDVAGLKAAEPDALADELDGVGEETLRDWQADAD, from the coding sequence ATGAACCGCGGCCCCGAGTTGATAATCACCGAGAAGGACAACGCCGCCCGTCGCATCGCGGAGATTCTGAGCGACGGGAGCGCGGAGAGCGACCGCGTCAACGGTGTCAACGTCTACAAGTGGGGTGGCAAGCGCTGTATCGGTCTGTCGGGTCACGTCGTCGGTGTCGACTTCCCGCCGGAGTACGACGGCTGGCGGGACGTGGAACCGGTCGAACTCGTCGACGCGGAGATGGAGAAACGCCCGACACAGGAGAACATCGTCGCCGCGCTCCGCCGTCTGGCGCGAAACGCCTCCCGGGTCGTCATCGCGACGGACTACGACCGCGAAGGGGAGTTGATCGGGAAGGAGGCGTACGAACTCGTCCGCGAGGTCAACGACGACTCGCCGGTCGACCGGGTCCGTTTCTCCTCGATCACCGACCGCGAGGTGACCGAGGCGTTCGCCGACCCCGACGACCTCGATTTCGACCTCGCCGCCGCGGGCGAGGCCCGACAGATCGTCGACCTGATGTGGGGGGCGTCGCTGACGCGCTACCTCTCGCTGTCGGCCGGCCAACTCGGCGACGACTTCATCTCCGTCGGCCGGGTGCAAGGACCGACGCTGAAACTGATCGTCGACCGCGAGCGCGAAATCGACGCCTTCGATCCCGAGGACTACTGGGAACTGTTCGCCGCCCTCTCGAAGGACGACGAGTCCTTCGAGGCGCAGTACTTCTACCTCGACGACGACGACAACGAGGCCGAACGCGTCTGGGACGAGGCCGACGCGGACGCGGTCGACGCCGACCTCTTGGGGGCGTCGGCGGCGACCGTCGAGGAGGTGCGCAGGCGCACCCGGACCGACGACCCGCCCGCACCGTTCAACACGACGCAGTTCATCCGCGCCGCGAGCGGGATCGGCCACTCCGCCCAGCGCGCGATGAGCATCGCCGAGGACCTCTACACCGCGGGTTACATCACCTACCCCCGGACGGACAACACGGTGTACCCCGAGGATCTGGACCCCCGCGAGTTGCTCGACGCCCTCTCTTCGGGCCGGCGCTTCGGCGACGACGCCGCTTCCCTGCTGGACGCCGATGACCTCACGCCGACCGAGGGCGACGAGGAGACCACCGACCACCCGCCGATCCACCCGACGGACGAACTCCCCGATGCGAGCGACCTCTCGGAGGACGAGTGGGAGGTGTACGAACTCGTCGTCCGGCGCTTCCTCGCGACCGTCGCCGACGCGGCGACGTGGGAGCACCTGCGCGTGGTGGCGACCGTGGCGGGCGAGACGGAGCGCTCGCTGAAGGCCAACGGCAAGCGACTGGTCGACTCCGGCTACCACGCCGTCTACCCCTACCGGTCGACGAGCGAGAACTACGTCCCCGACGTGACCGAAGGCGAGGAACTCGCGGTGACCGAGTCGCGCCTGGAGGAAAAGCAGACCCAACCCCCCCGTCGATACGGCCAGTCCCGCCTCATCGAGACGATGGAGGACATGGGAATCGGGACGAAGGCGACCCGCCACGACGTGATCCAGAAGCTCTACGACCGGGGGTACATCGAGGGCGACCCGCCGCGGCCGACCCGTCTCGCACGCGGCGTCGTCGAGGCCTCCGAGGAGTTCGCCGACCTCATCGTCAGCGAGGAGATGACCGCCCAACTGGAGGAAGACATGCAGGCCATCGCCCGTGGCGAGGCGACCTTAGAGGACGTGACCGACGAGTCCCGCGAGATGCTCGGGCGCGTCTTCGACCGCCTGATGGACTCCCGCGAGGCGCTTGGCGATCACCTCCGCGAGTCGCTGAAGGCCGACAAGACCGTCGGCCCGTGTCCGGAGTGTGGCGACGACCTCGTGATTCGGCGGAGCCGGCAGGGGTCGTACTTCGTGGGCTGTGACGCCTACCCCGACTGTGAGAACACCCTCCCGCTCCCCTCGACGGGCAAGCCGATCCTGCTGGACGACGTCTGTGGCGAACACGGCCTCCACGACGTGAAGATGCTCGCCGGCCGCAAGACGTTCGTCCACGGCTGTCCGCTCTGTGCCGCCGAGGCCGCCGAGGAGGAACCCGATCTGATCGTCGGCCCGTGCCCGGAGTGTGGCGACGACCACGGGGGCGAACTCGCGGTCAAGCGCCTCCGATCGGGTGGACGACTGGTCGGCTGTACGCGCTACCCCGACTGTGACTACTCCCTTCCGATGCCCCGCCGCGGCGAGGCCGAACTCGTCGACGAGACCTGCGAGGAACACGGCCTCCCGGGGATCCGAATCTCCTACGAGGACGAGGACCGCGAGCCCTGGGATCTGGGTTGTCCGATCTGCAACTACCGCGAGTATCGGGCCCGGCAGGAGGGGACGGAACTGGAGAGTATCGACGGCATCGGCGAGAAGACCGCCGAGAAACTGAACGACGCGGGCATCGAGGACGTGGCCGGACTGAAGGCGGCCGAACCCGACGCGTTGGCCGACGAACTCGACGGTGTCGGCGAGGAGACGCTCCGGGACTGGCAGGCCGACGCGGACTGA
- a CDS encoding phosphoglycerol geranylgeranyltransferase: MSTPWDEWDHVLKVDPDKDLVAGETFEDVCATGTDAIEIGGTTGMTKEKMTAVVDACAKYGVPLYQEPSNPAVVIDDDALDGYLIPTVFNAGDSFWVTGAHKEWVRIENGLDWSRTYTEAYIVLNPDSSVAEYTEADCDQSADDVAAYAAVAEKLFGQEIVYIEYSGTLGDPEVVRAAADALDEATLFYGGGIGDYESAHEMGRYADVVVVGDLLHEEGCDAVRETVEGVSDAHE; encoded by the coding sequence ATGAGTACGCCGTGGGACGAGTGGGACCACGTCCTCAAGGTCGACCCCGACAAGGACCTCGTCGCGGGCGAGACGTTCGAGGACGTCTGTGCCACCGGAACTGATGCCATCGAAATCGGGGGGACGACCGGGATGACCAAAGAGAAGATGACGGCAGTCGTCGACGCCTGCGCGAAGTACGGCGTCCCGCTGTACCAGGAGCCATCCAACCCGGCGGTCGTCATCGACGACGACGCGTTGGACGGCTACCTGATCCCGACGGTGTTCAACGCCGGCGACAGTTTCTGGGTCACCGGTGCGCACAAGGAGTGGGTGCGCATCGAGAACGGCCTCGACTGGAGTCGGACCTACACCGAGGCGTACATCGTCCTCAACCCGGACTCGTCGGTCGCGGAGTACACGGAGGCCGACTGCGACCAGTCGGCCGACGACGTGGCCGCCTACGCCGCGGTCGCGGAGAAACTGTTCGGCCAGGAAATCGTCTACATCGAGTACTCCGGGACGCTCGGCGACCCCGAGGTCGTGAGAGCGGCCGCGGACGCGCTCGACGAGGCGACCCTCTTTTACGGCGGCGGTATCGGCGACTACGAGTCGGCCCACGAGATGGGTCGGTACGCCGACGTGGTCGTCGTCGGTGATCTGCTCCACGAAGAAGGCTGTGACGCCGTCCGTGAGACGGTCGAGGGCGTCTCCGACGCCCACGAGTAG
- a CDS encoding DUF4013 domain-containing protein — protein MTDDFDSLVRWPLRTDEWPRTVLVGALLVATAPLVLPSVLLAGYAVRLLRTDFDDGSLPAFDDPRSLVGTGTRAAGVVVAYHLPAAVLLTAGVGAASASLRWRAPATLRPAAVVASLTSGPLSGALALAGAVVLPVCGYLATVGLTAYATTDDVAEAFAVGRIRRRALSIATLRAWLLGSLVTVVTGVCAIVLAAATTAIPGVGHLLAGAVRFYGGVVALVVWSETLPVEGTENRNESGMQTTEPGAEPT, from the coding sequence ATGACAGACGATTTCGATTCGCTGGTTCGGTGGCCGCTCCGCACGGACGAGTGGCCACGGACCGTCCTCGTCGGCGCACTGCTCGTCGCGACCGCCCCGCTGGTACTCCCGTCCGTCCTCCTCGCGGGATACGCGGTCCGCCTCCTCCGGACCGACTTCGACGACGGCTCGCTCCCGGCCTTCGACGACCCACGGTCGCTCGTGGGGACTGGGACGCGGGCCGCCGGCGTCGTCGTCGCGTACCACCTCCCGGCCGCGGTCCTCCTGACGGCCGGCGTCGGCGCGGCGTCGGCGTCCCTCCGGTGGCGAGCGCCGGCGACACTCCGGCCCGCGGCGGTCGTGGCATCGCTCACGTCGGGACCGCTCTCGGGGGCCCTCGCCCTCGCCGGGGCGGTCGTGCTTCCCGTCTGTGGTTACCTCGCGACCGTCGGGCTGACGGCGTACGCCACGACCGATGACGTGGCCGAGGCGTTCGCGGTCGGCCGGATCCGCAGACGGGCGCTCTCGATTGCCACCCTGCGGGCGTGGCTACTCGGCTCGCTCGTCACCGTCGTCACGGGGGTCTGTGCGATCGTGCTCGCGGCGGCCACCACAGCGATCCCTGGTGTCGGGCATCTCCTCGCCGGAGCCGTGCGGTTCTACGGCGGCGTCGTCGCCCTGGTGGTCTGGAGCGAGACGCTACCGGTCGAGGGGACCGAGAACCGAAACGAAAGCGGGATGCAGACGACCGAACCGGGGGCCGAACCGACGTGA
- a CDS encoding mandelate racemase/muconate lactonizing enzyme family protein, protein MEITDVRVERIEVPLERPLGVSRDRSLDARGAAFVVVETDAGITGIGEGVGPEPYIVERIVEEKYAPRLIGEDPLDIERHWAAMVTDDVYKDRKGQGLSAASGVDIALWDLAGKHHGVPVYRLLGGPVDGDLKPYASDLFWQDPETMADRAESYVDRGFAGVKTHLGRGIDADEKRVAALRGAIGPDTALMVDMNCGYDRPDARRVGRMLEEYDVYWYEEPLSPYDVEGLAALREELSVPIAAGENEYTKWGFHDLFEADAVDYAMPDVMRCGGITEAKKVCALAETYGTVVTPHCFTTGVGLAASMHVMAASPACEWLEFDPTDFPVYEALFETPPTLSDGRIALPEEPGLGVALDPDVIGEYRVD, encoded by the coding sequence ATGGAGATCACCGACGTACGCGTCGAACGGATCGAGGTGCCGCTGGAGCGACCGCTGGGCGTCTCGCGGGACCGCTCGCTCGACGCGCGCGGCGCGGCGTTCGTCGTCGTGGAGACGGACGCCGGAATCACGGGCATCGGTGAGGGCGTTGGGCCGGAGCCCTATATCGTCGAGCGCATCGTCGAGGAGAAGTATGCGCCCCGCCTGATCGGCGAGGATCCCCTCGATATCGAGCGCCACTGGGCGGCGATGGTGACCGACGACGTGTACAAGGATCGGAAGGGACAGGGTCTCTCGGCGGCCAGCGGCGTCGACATCGCGCTGTGGGACCTCGCGGGCAAACACCACGGCGTCCCCGTCTACCGACTGCTGGGTGGTCCCGTCGACGGCGACCTCAAACCGTACGCGAGCGACCTGTTCTGGCAGGATCCCGAGACGATGGCCGACCGCGCCGAATCCTACGTCGACCGCGGGTTCGCGGGCGTCAAGACCCACCTCGGCCGCGGCATCGACGCCGACGAAAAGCGGGTCGCGGCGCTGCGAGGGGCGATCGGTCCCGACACGGCATTGATGGTCGACATGAACTGCGGGTACGACCGACCGGACGCCCGCCGGGTCGGTCGGATGCTGGAGGAGTACGACGTCTACTGGTACGAGGAGCCCCTGTCGCCGTACGACGTCGAGGGGCTGGCCGCCCTGCGGGAGGAACTCTCCGTCCCCATCGCCGCCGGCGAGAACGAGTACACGAAGTGGGGTTTTCACGACCTGTTCGAGGCCGACGCCGTCGACTACGCCATGCCGGACGTGATGCGCTGTGGCGGCATCACGGAGGCGAAGAAAGTCTGTGCGCTCGCCGAGACGTACGGCACGGTCGTCACTCCCCACTGTTTCACCACCGGTGTCGGTCTCGCGGCGTCGATGCACGTCATGGCCGCGTCGCCGGCCTGCGAGTGGTTGGAGTTCGACCCAACCGACTTCCCGGTGTACGAGGCGCTGTTCGAGACGCCGCCGACGCTTTCGGACGGTCGGATCGCCCTCCCGGAGGAACCGGGGTTGGGCGTCGCCCTCGATCCGGACGTGATCGGCGAGTACCGCGTCGACTGA
- the aspS gene encoding aspartate--tRNA(Asn) ligase yields MENRTHAADAVAGETATVAGWVHEIRDLGGIAFLILRDRTGKLQIKFEKDEMDDGLVETGLGVHRESVVAVTGAVEEEPRAPTGLELVPESVEVLADADPELPLDPSGKVDAELPTRLDNRTLDLRKPEVKAIFEIRSEILRSVREYFRSVGSTEINTPKIVATGTEGGTELFPITYFGQEAFMNQSPQLFKQLMVGSGLERIFEIGPIFRAEEHNTPRHLNEATMIDFESAFVDHHEAMDVCEGTLKAAYEGVAENCADELDLLGYDDFAVPEADFPRLTYEEAIERINATGELDEQLVWGDDLPTEAEKALGSDVGGHYFITDWPSEIKPFYIQDYDDDPQLSKGFDLMHPRMELVSGGQREHRYDELVAGFEQQGLDPEQFDYYTRMFKYGMPPHAGWAYGVERLVMTMLGLENIREAVLFPRDRQRLSP; encoded by the coding sequence ATGGAAAACCGAACGCACGCGGCCGACGCCGTCGCCGGCGAGACGGCCACGGTCGCCGGCTGGGTCCACGAGATCCGGGACCTCGGCGGCATCGCCTTCCTGATCCTCCGGGACCGCACCGGCAAACTCCAGATCAAGTTCGAGAAAGACGAGATGGACGATGGACTGGTCGAGACGGGGCTCGGCGTCCACCGCGAGAGCGTCGTCGCCGTCACGGGCGCGGTCGAAGAGGAGCCACGCGCGCCGACCGGTCTCGAACTCGTCCCCGAGTCCGTCGAGGTGCTCGCGGACGCCGACCCCGAACTCCCGCTGGACCCTTCGGGGAAGGTCGACGCCGAACTCCCGACCCGGCTGGACAACCGCACCCTCGACCTCCGCAAGCCCGAGGTGAAGGCCATCTTCGAGATCCGGAGCGAGATCCTGCGATCCGTCCGGGAGTACTTCCGATCCGTGGGGAGCACGGAGATCAACACGCCGAAGATCGTCGCCACCGGCACGGAGGGCGGCACCGAACTGTTCCCGATCACCTACTTCGGGCAGGAGGCGTTCATGAACCAGTCGCCACAGCTGTTCAAGCAGTTGATGGTCGGGAGCGGACTGGAGCGGATCTTCGAGATCGGCCCGATCTTCCGCGCCGAGGAGCACAACACCCCCCGCCACCTCAACGAGGCGACGATGATCGACTTCGAGTCGGCGTTCGTCGACCACCACGAGGCGATGGACGTCTGTGAGGGGACGCTCAAAGCCGCCTACGAGGGCGTCGCCGAGAACTGCGCCGACGAACTCGACCTACTCGGCTACGACGACTTCGCCGTCCCCGAGGCCGACTTCCCGCGGCTCACCTACGAGGAGGCCATCGAGCGGATCAACGCCACGGGCGAACTCGACGAGCAACTCGTCTGGGGCGACGACCTGCCCACCGAGGCCGAGAAGGCGCTCGGCTCGGACGTTGGCGGTCACTACTTCATCACCGACTGGCCCTCCGAGATCAAGCCCTTCTACATCCAGGACTACGACGACGACCCGCAACTGTCGAAGGGCTTTGACCTGATGCACCCGCGGATGGAACTGGTCTCGGGCGGACAGCGTGAGCACCGCTACGACGAACTCGTCGCCGGCTTCGAACAGCAGGGACTCGACCCCGAGCAGTTCGACTACTACACGAGGATGTTCAAGTACGGGATGCCGCCCCACGCCGGGTGGGCCTACGGCGTCGAGCGACTCGTGATGACGATGCTCGGGTTGGAGAACATCCGCGAGGCCGTGCTGTTCCCGCGAGACAGGCAGCGTCTGAGTCCGTAG
- a CDS encoding GNAT family N-acetyltransferase has translation MSDGSHTRLPPRIDLRPAEPVDRSEMTDLWERRTGFEITKVLDAVFDDEKPAHGVVATEVERVVGFGVVIRFPRDAAVDWVDVALEGRDLGESVAVFHAGVVAPEWEGNGIGTALMRARLDFVRDAYDVDAAVGIAWLRPHTRDASALFERTGFERHGTDETYYRRVDRPVCPDCGDVCECRAAVYVWTPDG, from the coding sequence ATGAGCGACGGGAGCCACACGAGGCTACCGCCGAGGATCGACCTCCGACCCGCCGAACCGGTGGACCGCAGCGAGATGACCGACCTCTGGGAGCGGCGCACCGGCTTCGAGATAACGAAGGTCCTCGACGCGGTCTTCGACGACGAGAAGCCGGCCCACGGGGTCGTCGCCACCGAGGTCGAACGGGTCGTCGGGTTCGGGGTCGTCATCCGTTTTCCCCGTGACGCGGCGGTCGACTGGGTCGACGTGGCGCTCGAGGGACGCGATCTGGGCGAGTCGGTGGCGGTCTTTCACGCCGGCGTCGTCGCGCCGGAGTGGGAGGGCAACGGCATCGGAACGGCGCTGATGCGGGCGCGTCTCGACTTCGTCCGGGACGCGTACGACGTCGACGCGGCGGTCGGGATCGCCTGGCTCCGTCCACACACGCGGGACGCCTCGGCGCTGTTCGAGCGGACGGGGTTCGAGCGCCACGGGACCGACGAGACGTACTATCGGCGCGTGGACCGCCCGGTCTGTCCCGACTGTGGCGACGTCTGTGAGTGTCGCGCGGCGGTGTACGTGTGGACGCCCGACGGGTAG
- a CDS encoding pantoate kinase, producing the protein MDDEWADHATVFVPGHVTGFFSPCSADDPVRAGSRGAGVTLSDGVRVTVRVDDAAPEPRLTLDGDPLSMPPVETVLASLDADGVCVSAESDLPLGTGFGVSGAITLGAALAANHALDRGRSENDLVALAHRAEVLAGTGLGDVVAQARGGVPIRLDPGAPPHGRLDGVPATRRVEYVTFGDLSTADVLAGDTDPLVDAGDRALSRLVDHPTLPELLAAARRFARETDLPTDRVRGVVDDVVDAGGEASMAMLGETVFALGTGLSDAGVDADACRTCEAGAHLVAPDRS; encoded by the coding sequence ATGGACGACGAGTGGGCGGACCACGCCACCGTGTTCGTCCCCGGACACGTCACCGGCTTCTTCAGCCCCTGTAGCGCCGACGATCCGGTTCGTGCCGGGTCGCGCGGTGCCGGGGTGACGCTCTCGGACGGCGTCCGGGTGACCGTCCGGGTCGACGACGCCGCGCCGGAGCCGCGACTCACCCTCGACGGCGACCCGCTGTCGATGCCGCCGGTCGAGACGGTGTTGGCCTCCCTCGACGCCGACGGCGTGTGCGTCTCGGCGGAGAGCGACCTCCCCCTCGGAACGGGCTTTGGCGTCTCGGGGGCGATCACCCTCGGGGCGGCGCTCGCGGCGAACCACGCCCTCGACCGCGGTCGGTCGGAGAACGACCTCGTCGCGCTTGCCCACCGCGCCGAGGTGCTGGCGGGGACCGGGCTGGGCGACGTGGTGGCACAGGCTCGGGGCGGGGTTCCGATCCGCCTCGATCCCGGCGCGCCGCCTCACGGCCGTCTCGACGGCGTACCCGCGACCCGGCGCGTCGAGTACGTCACGTTCGGCGACCTCTCGACGGCCGACGTGCTCGCCGGCGACACCGATCCGCTCGTCGACGCCGGGGACCGCGCGCTGTCGCGCCTGGTCGATCACCCGACGCTCCCCGAACTGCTCGCGGCCGCCCGACGGTTCGCCCGGGAGACGGATCTGCCGACCGACCGGGTGCGTGGCGTCGTCGACGACGTGGTCGACGCGGGCGGCGAGGCGTCGATGGCGATGCTGGGCGAGACGGTGTTCGCGCTCGGGACCGGCCTCTCCGATGCGGGCGTCGACGCCGACGCGTGTCGAACCTGCGAGGCTGGCGCACACCTCGTCGCGCCGGACCGGTCCTGA
- a CDS encoding 4-phosphopantoate--beta-alanine ligase, translating into MAEAEIPDDHPRHDSLVTRHRIEDGVDEGITSRQGLIAQGRGEAFDYLLGERTLPSADDAARAAAAHLLLAEHPVVSVNGNAAALVPTELVALAAAVDADLEVNLFNRTEDRVTAIAEYLRDHGATDVKGLRADARLPNLDHERAKVDADGIADADVVLVPLEDGDRASALAALGKVEIVIDLNPLSRSARVADVPVVDNILRAVPAITAHARDLADADRETLTRIVDDFDAEATLAAAERVIRSGDLESD; encoded by the coding sequence ATGGCCGAGGCCGAGATTCCGGACGACCACCCCCGCCACGACTCGCTGGTGACGCGCCACCGCATCGAGGACGGCGTCGACGAGGGTATCACCAGCAGACAGGGGCTGATCGCACAGGGGCGCGGCGAGGCCTTCGACTACCTGCTCGGCGAGCGGACGCTCCCCTCGGCGGACGACGCAGCGCGGGCGGCCGCCGCCCACCTCCTGCTCGCCGAGCACCCCGTCGTCTCGGTGAACGGCAACGCGGCGGCGCTCGTGCCGACCGAACTCGTCGCCCTCGCGGCGGCCGTCGACGCGGACTTGGAGGTGAACCTGTTCAACCGCACCGAGGATCGGGTGACCGCCATCGCCGAGTACCTCCGCGACCACGGCGCGACCGACGTGAAGGGGCTCCGGGCCGACGCCCGCCTCCCGAACCTCGACCACGAACGCGCCAAGGTCGACGCCGACGGCATCGCCGACGCCGACGTGGTCCTCGTCCCTCTGGAGGACGGCGACCGTGCGTCGGCGCTCGCCGCCCTCGGCAAGGTGGAGATCGTGATCGATCTGAACCCGCTGTCGCGATCGGCACGGGTCGCGGACGTGCCCGTGGTCGACAACATCCTGCGGGCGGTCCCCGCGATCACCGCCCACGCCCGTGATCTGGCGGACGCCGACCGCGAGACGCTGACGCGGATCGTCGACGACTTCGACGCCGAAGCCACCCTCGCCGCCGCCGAGCGGGTGATCCGGAGTGGCGATCTGGAGTCCGACTGA
- a CDS encoding class I SAM-dependent methyltransferase: MTLTRPWPPYFFGVYHWRERLRRIARSVLVLVASVVAFRRGGRVVRAAAAVLGIGAFVRGADTTRRLCSPPPWTLDRPKYDALGTVLALDDADRVLDVGCGSGRSLVGLAPHLPDGCRVVGLDVFDDRIILGNGPQLARRNGARAGLDVAPVAGDAARLPVADGAFDAVTACRVTHDLPAAKRDAAFAELRRVCADDGTVGLLELPITPDGVDDHETYWRRCLEDAGLAVRRVVTVDRPAREGSYVAIAATPKA, encoded by the coding sequence GTGACTCTCACTCGTCCGTGGCCGCCGTACTTCTTCGGCGTCTACCACTGGCGCGAGCGACTCCGTCGGATCGCCCGCTCGGTTCTCGTCCTCGTCGCGTCGGTCGTGGCGTTTCGCCGTGGCGGGCGGGTGGTCCGCGCCGCCGCGGCGGTCCTCGGGATCGGTGCGTTCGTCCGAGGGGCCGATACGACTCGTCGTCTCTGTTCGCCACCGCCGTGGACGCTCGACCGACCGAAGTACGACGCTCTCGGTACGGTCCTCGCTCTCGACGACGCCGACCGTGTCCTCGACGTGGGGTGTGGCTCCGGCCGGTCGCTGGTCGGTCTCGCCCCACACCTGCCCGACGGCTGCCGGGTCGTCGGCCTCGACGTGTTCGACGACCGGATCATCCTGGGCAACGGGCCGCAGTTGGCGCGGCGGAACGGCGCTCGCGCTGGCCTCGACGTCGCGCCGGTCGCGGGCGACGCCGCGCGCCTCCCCGTCGCGGACGGGGCGTTCGACGCCGTCACCGCCTGCCGGGTGACCCACGACCTCCCCGCAGCCAAGCGGGACGCGGCGTTCGCGGAACTCCGGCGGGTGTGTGCCGACGACGGGACGGTCGGCCTGCTGGAACTGCCGATCACGCCCGACGGCGTCGACGACCACGAGACGTACTGGCGGCGCTGTCTCGAGGACGCCGGCCTCGCGGTCCGACGGGTCGTGACCGTCGACCGGCCGGCGCGCGAGGGGTCCTACGTCGCCATCGCCGCGACGCCGAAGGCGTGA